From the Daphnia magna isolate NIES linkage group LG3, ASM2063170v1.1, whole genome shotgun sequence genome, one window contains:
- the LOC116919385 gene encoding mucolipin-3 isoform X1, giving the protein MGVCCTSVVAAATFHTKARRSRSLGQEQSNRSSAPSGPSAITGSHNQQQRQHQHQCPHGGPAPSQQSHRLFRHRWRRILRFSALAPNLAAVPFRSELIPEDINFGRDLYQLPQPLPSPDHHYFNLKPTGFSKFHPSIFLPHSEMFTATSTNSTAEYGVTMDSPLFTQRHSPAEERLKRRLRFFFLNPVQKWAATRRFPFKLFTQIIKIIFVTVQLCLFASFRDSHVFYARNTEVVFSHLFLQEWDVTREAPPYPPAAGPLAVYSKKQFHEYLDFAIVNYVNLETSSMGAYFRLKNSKGSWITYCQTNYMHSQFEPQSNEFNFDSHTKQECVEIPIDADMSAFSSEDFLRQKNITVNGISLVEATLLFSIKSIHFKPNGPLNGPDCYSFDLALLFNNQGEDGQLLVSLTTSAQHVDCHGKVNPPVTDGPSKSFRSTVNIFVIFTCAASFFLCARAVIKAQLLKWETNDFFRRHFSRCLSKHDRLEFLNLWYVLIIVNDVLLVAGSIIKELMENQHIDADMWDVCSVLLGTGNLFVWFGVLRYLGFFRTYNMLIVTLKKAFPSVLRFLLCAMLIYAGFTFCGWLIFGPYHFKFQTISSTSECLFSLVNGDDMFATFAGMSDRSALVWWFSRLYLYSFISLFIYVVLSLFIALIMDTYETIKMYYTDGFPKSDLRQFIANDDCVDNLPVYESQACFPQLWLMLTRRRSGYEVISDGQKDEEAEERQPILA; this is encoded by the exons ATGGGGGTATGTTGTACGTCGGTTGTAGCTGCAGCTACATTTCATACCAAAG CACGTCGGAGCCGATCTTTGGGTCAAGAGCAGTCGAATCGTTCCAGCGCTCCGTCCGGTCCATCAGCTATCACCGGATCACACAATCAACAACAACGGCAACACCAACACCAGTGCCCACACGGCGGCCCCGCCCCTTCGCAACAGTCTCACAG GTTATTCCGCCATCGATGGCGACGCATATTGCGATTTTCGGCTCTTGCCCCGAATCTTGCAGCGGTGCCCTTCCGCAGCGAACTGATTCCAGAGGATATCAACTTTGGCCGTGATT TGTATCAGCTACCACAGCCGCTGCCTTCGCCGGATCACCATTACTTTAATCTTAAACCAACGGGGTTTTCGAAGTTTCATCCGAGCATTTTTCTGCCGCATA GTGAAATGTTTACAGCAACAAGTACAAACAGCACAGCTGAGTATGGGGTGACAATGGATTCTCCTTTGTTTACTCAGAGACACTCTCCAGCAGAGGAGAGGCTGAAGCGCAGGCTGAGGTTCTTTTTTCTCAACCCAGTGCAAAAATGGGCAGCCACCAGAAGGTTTCCATTCAAATTATTCACACAAATTATCAAAATTATCTTTGTTACTGTGCAG TTATGTTTATTTGCATCTTTTCGCGATAGCCATGTCTTTTATGCCAGAAACACAGAGGTAGTGTTTTCACACTTATTCTTGCAAGAGTGGGATGTGACAAGGGAAGCCCCCCCTTATCCTCCCGCCGCTGGACCATTAGCAGTGTATtcgaaaaaacaatttcatgAATACTTGGACTTCGCGATAGTAAAT TATGTTAATTTGGAAACCAGTTCAATGGGGGCCTATTTTCGCCTTAAGAATTCCAAAGGTTCTTGGATAACCTACTGTCAAACAAATTACATGCACAGCCAATTTGAGCCTCAGAGCAATGAGTTCAATTTTGATAGCCATACTAAGCAAG AATGCGTGGAAATACCGATCGATGCAGACATGTCCGCTTTCAGCAGCGAAGATTTCTTGCGACAAAAGAACATAACTGTCAACGGCATCTCGTTGGTGGAAGCTACTTTGTTGTTCTCCATTAAATCAATCCATTTTAAACCCAATGGTCCACTTAATGGTCCGGACTGCTATTCTTTCGATCTTGCGCTGTTGTTCAACAACCAAGGTGAAGACGGACAACTATTGGTTAGCCTGACTACCTCTGCGCAACACGTTGATTGTCATGGAAAAGTAAATCCTCCCGTCACTGATGGACCTTCCAAGTCTTTCCGCAGCACTGTGAACATCTTCGTCATCTTCACCTGTGCCGCCTCCTTTTTTCTGTGTGCAAGGGCTGTCATAAAGGCCCAGTTGTTGAAATGG gAAACAAATGACTTTTTCCGACGCCATTTTAGCCGCTGCCTAAGCAAGCATGATCGGCTAGAGTTTCTCAACTTGTGGTATGTGCTAATTATAGTCAATGACGTGTTACTGGTTGCTGGATCCATCATCAAAGAACTCATGGAAAACCAG CATATAGATGCTGACATGTGGGATGTATGCAGCGTCTTACTAGGAACTGGCAACCTGTTTGTGTGGTTTGGAGTTTTACGCTATTTGGGTTTCTTCCGAACGTATAACATGTTAATTGTGACACTGAAGAAAGCCTTCCCTTCGGTACTCCGGTTTCTGCTTTGCGCAATGTTGATCTATGCCGGATTCACGTTTTGCGGATGGCTGATTTTCGGCCCGTATCATTTCAAG ttTCAAACTATTTCTTCTACATCCGAATGTCTGTTCTCGCTGGTAAACGGTGATGACATGTTTGCGACTTTTGCTGGCATGTCCGATAGATCGGCGTTAGTCTGGTGGTTCTCACGACTCTACCTTTATTCTTTCATCTCGCTCTTTATCTACGTGGTGCTGTCGCTATTCATCGCTCTTATCATGGATACGTATGAGACCATTAAG ATGTACTACACGGATGGATTCCCAAAGTCGGACCTTCGTCAGTTTATCGCAAATGACGACTGCGTCGACAATTTGCCGGTTTACGAATCGCAAGCCTGCTTTCCTCAACTCTGGCTAATGCTGACCCGACGAAGATCCGGCTATGAGGTGATCAGCGATGGTCAAAAAGACGAAGAAGCGGAAGAACGGCAACCGATTTTAGCTTAA
- the LOC116919385 gene encoding mucolipin-3 isoform X2, with amino-acid sequence MATLVASASAVSSHASAQPEENNVYNDSLSFSNNQVIGKRRVSQDLKGISTINSTVSSPPHSFPVLGNEVGEWVSDQNNQLIIEYNGEMFTATSTNSTAEYGVTMDSPLFTQRHSPAEERLKRRLRFFFLNPVQKWAATRRFPFKLFTQIIKIIFVTVQLCLFASFRDSHVFYARNTEVVFSHLFLQEWDVTREAPPYPPAAGPLAVYSKKQFHEYLDFAIVNYVNLETSSMGAYFRLKNSKGSWITYCQTNYMHSQFEPQSNEFNFDSHTKQECVEIPIDADMSAFSSEDFLRQKNITVNGISLVEATLLFSIKSIHFKPNGPLNGPDCYSFDLALLFNNQGEDGQLLVSLTTSAQHVDCHGKVNPPVTDGPSKSFRSTVNIFVIFTCAASFFLCARAVIKAQLLKWETNDFFRRHFSRCLSKHDRLEFLNLWYVLIIVNDVLLVAGSIIKELMENQHIDADMWDVCSVLLGTGNLFVWFGVLRYLGFFRTYNMLIVTLKKAFPSVLRFLLCAMLIYAGFTFCGWLIFGPYHFKFQTISSTSECLFSLVNGDDMFATFAGMSDRSALVWWFSRLYLYSFISLFIYVVLSLFIALIMDTYETIKMYYTDGFPKSDLRQFIANDDCVDNLPVYESQACFPQLWLMLTRRRSGYEVISDGQKDEEAEERQPILA; translated from the exons ATGGCTACTCTTGTAGCTTCAGCCTCCGCCGTTTCGAGTCATGCTTCTGCTCAACCAGAGGAAAACAATGTGTATAATGACTCACTGTCTTTCTCTAATAATCAAGTTATTGGGAAACGAAGAGTCAGCCAAGACCTCAAAGGCATTTCCACAATCAATTCTACGGTTTCTTCACCCCCTCATAGCTTCCCTGTGTTAGGTAATGAAGTTGGTGAATGGGTATCTGATCAGAACAATCAATTAATTATTGAATATAATG GTGAAATGTTTACAGCAACAAGTACAAACAGCACAGCTGAGTATGGGGTGACAATGGATTCTCCTTTGTTTACTCAGAGACACTCTCCAGCAGAGGAGAGGCTGAAGCGCAGGCTGAGGTTCTTTTTTCTCAACCCAGTGCAAAAATGGGCAGCCACCAGAAGGTTTCCATTCAAATTATTCACACAAATTATCAAAATTATCTTTGTTACTGTGCAG TTATGTTTATTTGCATCTTTTCGCGATAGCCATGTCTTTTATGCCAGAAACACAGAGGTAGTGTTTTCACACTTATTCTTGCAAGAGTGGGATGTGACAAGGGAAGCCCCCCCTTATCCTCCCGCCGCTGGACCATTAGCAGTGTATtcgaaaaaacaatttcatgAATACTTGGACTTCGCGATAGTAAAT TATGTTAATTTGGAAACCAGTTCAATGGGGGCCTATTTTCGCCTTAAGAATTCCAAAGGTTCTTGGATAACCTACTGTCAAACAAATTACATGCACAGCCAATTTGAGCCTCAGAGCAATGAGTTCAATTTTGATAGCCATACTAAGCAAG AATGCGTGGAAATACCGATCGATGCAGACATGTCCGCTTTCAGCAGCGAAGATTTCTTGCGACAAAAGAACATAACTGTCAACGGCATCTCGTTGGTGGAAGCTACTTTGTTGTTCTCCATTAAATCAATCCATTTTAAACCCAATGGTCCACTTAATGGTCCGGACTGCTATTCTTTCGATCTTGCGCTGTTGTTCAACAACCAAGGTGAAGACGGACAACTATTGGTTAGCCTGACTACCTCTGCGCAACACGTTGATTGTCATGGAAAAGTAAATCCTCCCGTCACTGATGGACCTTCCAAGTCTTTCCGCAGCACTGTGAACATCTTCGTCATCTTCACCTGTGCCGCCTCCTTTTTTCTGTGTGCAAGGGCTGTCATAAAGGCCCAGTTGTTGAAATGG gAAACAAATGACTTTTTCCGACGCCATTTTAGCCGCTGCCTAAGCAAGCATGATCGGCTAGAGTTTCTCAACTTGTGGTATGTGCTAATTATAGTCAATGACGTGTTACTGGTTGCTGGATCCATCATCAAAGAACTCATGGAAAACCAG CATATAGATGCTGACATGTGGGATGTATGCAGCGTCTTACTAGGAACTGGCAACCTGTTTGTGTGGTTTGGAGTTTTACGCTATTTGGGTTTCTTCCGAACGTATAACATGTTAATTGTGACACTGAAGAAAGCCTTCCCTTCGGTACTCCGGTTTCTGCTTTGCGCAATGTTGATCTATGCCGGATTCACGTTTTGCGGATGGCTGATTTTCGGCCCGTATCATTTCAAG ttTCAAACTATTTCTTCTACATCCGAATGTCTGTTCTCGCTGGTAAACGGTGATGACATGTTTGCGACTTTTGCTGGCATGTCCGATAGATCGGCGTTAGTCTGGTGGTTCTCACGACTCTACCTTTATTCTTTCATCTCGCTCTTTATCTACGTGGTGCTGTCGCTATTCATCGCTCTTATCATGGATACGTATGAGACCATTAAG ATGTACTACACGGATGGATTCCCAAAGTCGGACCTTCGTCAGTTTATCGCAAATGACGACTGCGTCGACAATTTGCCGGTTTACGAATCGCAAGCCTGCTTTCCTCAACTCTGGCTAATGCTGACCCGACGAAGATCCGGCTATGAGGTGATCAGCGATGGTCAAAAAGACGAAGAAGCGGAAGAACGGCAACCGATTTTAGCTTAA
- the LOC116919385 gene encoding mucolipin-3 isoform X3: MATLVASASAVSSHASAQPEENNVYNDSLSFSNNQVIGKRRVSQDLKGISTINSTVSSPPHSFPVLGEMFTATSTNSTAEYGVTMDSPLFTQRHSPAEERLKRRLRFFFLNPVQKWAATRRFPFKLFTQIIKIIFVTVQLCLFASFRDSHVFYARNTEVVFSHLFLQEWDVTREAPPYPPAAGPLAVYSKKQFHEYLDFAIVNYVNLETSSMGAYFRLKNSKGSWITYCQTNYMHSQFEPQSNEFNFDSHTKQECVEIPIDADMSAFSSEDFLRQKNITVNGISLVEATLLFSIKSIHFKPNGPLNGPDCYSFDLALLFNNQGEDGQLLVSLTTSAQHVDCHGKVNPPVTDGPSKSFRSTVNIFVIFTCAASFFLCARAVIKAQLLKWETNDFFRRHFSRCLSKHDRLEFLNLWYVLIIVNDVLLVAGSIIKELMENQHIDADMWDVCSVLLGTGNLFVWFGVLRYLGFFRTYNMLIVTLKKAFPSVLRFLLCAMLIYAGFTFCGWLIFGPYHFKFQTISSTSECLFSLVNGDDMFATFAGMSDRSALVWWFSRLYLYSFISLFIYVVLSLFIALIMDTYETIKMYYTDGFPKSDLRQFIANDDCVDNLPVYESQACFPQLWLMLTRRRSGYEVISDGQKDEEAEERQPILA, encoded by the exons ATGGCTACTCTTGTAGCTTCAGCCTCCGCCGTTTCGAGTCATGCTTCTGCTCAACCAGAGGAAAACAATGTGTATAATGACTCACTGTCTTTCTCTAATAATCAAGTTATTGGGAAACGAAGAGTCAGCCAAGACCTCAAAGGCATTTCCACAATCAATTCTACGGTTTCTTCACCCCCTCATAGCTTCCCTGTGTTAG GTGAAATGTTTACAGCAACAAGTACAAACAGCACAGCTGAGTATGGGGTGACAATGGATTCTCCTTTGTTTACTCAGAGACACTCTCCAGCAGAGGAGAGGCTGAAGCGCAGGCTGAGGTTCTTTTTTCTCAACCCAGTGCAAAAATGGGCAGCCACCAGAAGGTTTCCATTCAAATTATTCACACAAATTATCAAAATTATCTTTGTTACTGTGCAG TTATGTTTATTTGCATCTTTTCGCGATAGCCATGTCTTTTATGCCAGAAACACAGAGGTAGTGTTTTCACACTTATTCTTGCAAGAGTGGGATGTGACAAGGGAAGCCCCCCCTTATCCTCCCGCCGCTGGACCATTAGCAGTGTATtcgaaaaaacaatttcatgAATACTTGGACTTCGCGATAGTAAAT TATGTTAATTTGGAAACCAGTTCAATGGGGGCCTATTTTCGCCTTAAGAATTCCAAAGGTTCTTGGATAACCTACTGTCAAACAAATTACATGCACAGCCAATTTGAGCCTCAGAGCAATGAGTTCAATTTTGATAGCCATACTAAGCAAG AATGCGTGGAAATACCGATCGATGCAGACATGTCCGCTTTCAGCAGCGAAGATTTCTTGCGACAAAAGAACATAACTGTCAACGGCATCTCGTTGGTGGAAGCTACTTTGTTGTTCTCCATTAAATCAATCCATTTTAAACCCAATGGTCCACTTAATGGTCCGGACTGCTATTCTTTCGATCTTGCGCTGTTGTTCAACAACCAAGGTGAAGACGGACAACTATTGGTTAGCCTGACTACCTCTGCGCAACACGTTGATTGTCATGGAAAAGTAAATCCTCCCGTCACTGATGGACCTTCCAAGTCTTTCCGCAGCACTGTGAACATCTTCGTCATCTTCACCTGTGCCGCCTCCTTTTTTCTGTGTGCAAGGGCTGTCATAAAGGCCCAGTTGTTGAAATGG gAAACAAATGACTTTTTCCGACGCCATTTTAGCCGCTGCCTAAGCAAGCATGATCGGCTAGAGTTTCTCAACTTGTGGTATGTGCTAATTATAGTCAATGACGTGTTACTGGTTGCTGGATCCATCATCAAAGAACTCATGGAAAACCAG CATATAGATGCTGACATGTGGGATGTATGCAGCGTCTTACTAGGAACTGGCAACCTGTTTGTGTGGTTTGGAGTTTTACGCTATTTGGGTTTCTTCCGAACGTATAACATGTTAATTGTGACACTGAAGAAAGCCTTCCCTTCGGTACTCCGGTTTCTGCTTTGCGCAATGTTGATCTATGCCGGATTCACGTTTTGCGGATGGCTGATTTTCGGCCCGTATCATTTCAAG ttTCAAACTATTTCTTCTACATCCGAATGTCTGTTCTCGCTGGTAAACGGTGATGACATGTTTGCGACTTTTGCTGGCATGTCCGATAGATCGGCGTTAGTCTGGTGGTTCTCACGACTCTACCTTTATTCTTTCATCTCGCTCTTTATCTACGTGGTGCTGTCGCTATTCATCGCTCTTATCATGGATACGTATGAGACCATTAAG ATGTACTACACGGATGGATTCCCAAAGTCGGACCTTCGTCAGTTTATCGCAAATGACGACTGCGTCGACAATTTGCCGGTTTACGAATCGCAAGCCTGCTTTCCTCAACTCTGGCTAATGCTGACCCGACGAAGATCCGGCTATGAGGTGATCAGCGATGGTCAAAAAGACGAAGAAGCGGAAGAACGGCAACCGATTTTAGCTTAA